The genomic region CTGGATCATCCCGGGCCAGCGCACCGTCATCGCTCAAATCAAGGCCGGGCAGCCGGTGGATCCCATTCATGGCAAGCGCGGCAAACAGCGCAGCGTGCACAACACCTATTTCACGCTGCCGGTGCTGTTTGCCATGCTCAGCAACCACTACAGCTTTACCTGGAACCACCCGCAGAACTGGCTGGTGCTCATCCTCATGATGTTCGCAGGGGCCGCCATTCGCCAGTTCTTCGTGATGCGCCACGGCTACAAGCTGGGCCGCAACGGCAACCCGCTGCCTTACGCACTGGTGGGTGTGGCCGTCATCGTGGGGGCCATGGCGTGGATGCGCCCGGTGCCGGTGGCGCAGCCGGTATCTGCTCCTGTTTCAGGAGCTGCCAGCGCAGGTGCAGCAAGCGCTACAAGTCAAAATGATGCCAAGGCCGACTTTGCCGCAGTGCAGGCTGTGCTGGAGCAGCGCTGCTACCTGTGCCATGGCGCGCAGGTGCAGATGAAGAACCTGCGGCTGGATTCGCCCGCCCTGGTCAAGCAGAACGCTCAGGCCATTTACCAGCAGGCCGTGGTGCAAAAGCTCATGCCCATGAACAACGCCACGCAGATCACCGACGCCGAGCGCGCGCTGATTGGCAGGTGGTTTGAAGCAGGAGCACAGGTGCCCTGAAGGGGGTGAGCAGAGTCTCTCTGCGCAATGTGGGTTCAAGCTGGGCTCAAGCCGCCAGCACGCTCATATCGGCAGCGGTCAGCCCGGTGTGCAGCACCAGCCCGGTGGCTGTCTGCTTGGCCTCGTGCTTGGCCAGCGCGGCCAGGTTGGCCACCTCTTCGGCGTGGCGGAATCTCCCTGGCGTGATGTGCACTGCCCCCATGGCCAGCGTGGTACACGGAAAGAACCGCGGCACGCCATGCCTGTCTTCAGCATGGATGCCGCCCGCCCGCTGCGCTGTCTCATCAAAAAGCGCCGTTGCCTCGCGTGCAAAGTCCTGGATGATGTTCTTGCAGCGCTGGCGCCAGTTGCTGCTCTGAAAGATCAGCATGAAGTCGTCCCCACCCACATGCCCCACAAAGTCGCGCCGTGCGTCGCAGTGCATGGTGGCAAGCCTTGCCACCAGCCGGATCATCTGATCGCCGCGCCAGTAGCCATAGTGGTCGTTGAAAGGCTTGAAGTGGTTCAGGTCGGCATAGCAGGCCACGAACTCGGTGCCGTTGTCCAGCAGGCGCTGCATGTGCAGGCTGATGGGAATGTTGCCGGGCAAAAAGGTGAGCGGATTGGCGTGGCGCGCTGCCTCGATACGTGTCTCGGTCACCGCGCGCACCAGCTGGTCGCCCGTGCCCAGGCCCAGGTAGCGGCCGTTGTCCGTGACGATGTAGCCGTCGTTCAGGTAGCGCTGGTCTTGTGATGTGAGGATGCCCATGAGCTGCTCCACATCGCAGTCCAGCTCCACCACGCGGGGGGCGGTGTTGGCAAAAGCCAGGCAGGGTTTGCGGCCATGCACTTCGCGGAAGTACAGCGTGGCGTAGTGGTTCATGAACTGCTGGCGGTTGATGAGGGCCACAGGCCTTGTGCCGTCTACCACCGCCAGCGCGTGCAGTTCGGTGCGCTCGTGGAACATGGCCGCCACCGCATTGTTGGGCGTGGTGGGTGTCACCGGCGGTGCCTGCACCACGCGCAGGCTGCGCAGAATGCTGGGGCGTGCCGTTTGCCCCAGGTGGGGCAGCACGGCCACGCGGCGGTCGTGCATCACCTCCAGGGCCGGGCCTTCCACAGCCTCGCGGGCGGCGGGGGCAGGGCGGCCCAGCAGCCAGCCCTGGCCGTAGGGAATGTCCAGGTCGCGCAGGGCGCGCAGGTCATCCTTGGTTTCAATGCCCTCGGCAATCAGCGTGGTGCCAAACACATCGGCAATGCCTTTGATGGCCTGCAGCATCTGCAGGTTTTCGGGGCGGTCGCTGATCTCGCGGATGAAGTATTTGTCAATCTTCACGAAGTCTGGCTTGACTTCGGACCACAGCCGCAGGCTGGATCGCCCATCGCCAAAGTCGTCCAGCGCCATGCGCGCGCCGCAGGCGTGCACCGCGTCAATGGCTTGGCGCAGGCGGGGAATATCGGTGACGCGTTCATGCTCCGTGATTTCGAGCACCAGCATGCGTGCGCTCAGGCCCAGGCTGCGCACGGCGTCGCCCAGCATGCCTGCGCCCACCAGGGCCACGCCCTGCACCAGCGCATCGGCGCTGATATTGACGAACAGGCGGCCCCCGGTGGGTTGCTGGCTCCACTGCTCCAGCGCGGTGTAGGCGCACAGCCATTCAAAGTCCTGCAGCACATCTTCGGCACGTGCCTGCTGCAGCAGGGCATCGGGGTTTTGCAGTGGCGTGCCCTGCGGGCCACGAATCAGTGCCTCATGCGCGTATATGCTGCCTTCACGCAGGTCTGCCAGCGGCTGGAAGACGCAGTGCAGCCCGCCCGAGCGCATCAGCTGCGCCAGCGCGCCAGTGCCGTGCTGCGCAGCGGGCGACAGCTTCGCCAGCAACGCTTGGCGTCGGCTGCACATCATGTTTTGCATCGCGTTGTGTCGGGTCCCTGAGCAGGGTTCGAATGATGACCTCAACTTGTGACAATGTAGTTACAAATTGCGGACCGGACAGGTTTCCTGAATTGGTTTCACGATGCCTGTTGATGCTATATATTTGATAGCTGCTTGCGCTTTCGGATAAAGCGGTACAGCCCAAAAGACGTATGCTGCCCAGCGGGCGGCCCAACAAAAAAGGAGCCCGGTTGGGCTCCTTTGTGGGTGGGGGTGGAGGGCATCCCTGCGGTGCCCACCTGGCCGTCTGGTATCAGAAACGGTGGCGAATGCCGACGCCAAAGCTGGTGCCGGAAGTCTGGTTGGTGATCTTGTCGCCCATGAACATGGCGTACACGTCGGTGCGCTTGGACAGGAAGTGGTCGTAGCCCACGGTGTAGGTCTTGCGGTCCACATTGGTTTGCGACAGGTCTGTCTTCACCCATTCCACCAGCACCTTGCCCGAGGGGCCCACAGGCACAGATGCGCCCAGTTGCAGCGTCTTGGCCTTGTTGGTGCTGTTGTCGGCCTTGGCTTCGCCGTAGCTCACAAAAGGTTTGACCATGCCAAAGTCGTAAGCGCCCAGCAGCATCCAGTCCTTCTTGGTAGTGCCCAGGTAGGCGCCCTGGCCGGGGTTGCTGATCTGATCGCGCTCGTAGAAGCCGGTCACTGTCAGCGGGCCTGCAAAGTAGAAGAAATTGGCGCCGACGTTCTTCTTGCCGTTATTGCCGGCCTGTTCACCAAACTGGTACTGCAGGTTGGCCTTGAAGCCGCCAATGTCGGGTGTGCTGTACACCAGCTGGTTGCTCCAGCCGGTGTCAGACGGTGTGGTGGCGCCCCAGCCGGTGCCATTGAACAGTGGCACGTTCATGTGCAGGATCAGCGGCGAGAAGGTGAACGAGTCGCCCAGAGGGTTGCCCACCACCGAGGGCAGGAAGTTGGGGGCCATCCAGCGGCCCAGCATCACCGAGCCGAAGTCGCCCGACAGGCTCACGTTCGCGTCACGGGAGAAGAAGGTGTCGTTGGTGAAGCGGCCTTGCGAGCCGTTGTCCACCTTGATGAACGAGGTGAGCTGGAAATTGGCCTTGAGACCACCGCCCAGGTCTTCCGTGCCCTTGAAACCAAACCAGGACGTTGTCATGCCGCCGCTGTCCACCACCGACTTGCGGCCCGCGTCGCCGGAGTTTTTGAGGGATCCGGCAAATACGTCAGTCAGGCCTGTGACCTGGACAGAGCTTTGGGCGTGGGCACCGCTGGCCAGCAGGACGCCGCCAAGCGTGAGGGACAGCGCCAACAGGTTTTTTTTCATGGGTTCTCCTGGGTTAGATGACAAAACAAATGGATCGCCGCTCCGGTGGCCATTGCACAGACATTCGGGGCACTGCCGCCGGTCGTCGTTGCGATGGCTTCCTGCGGCCCCAGCCTGCGCCGATGAACCTCATCTTTGCTGGCTGGTGGTGCACGAAACATGCATGGTGTTGGTATGAGCAATTTTTGTGCCCCGGCAGCAGCTTTTCGTCTTGAACAAGCTTGCGTAGCAGGACGGTGGTCCGCTTGAGAGCGGGCTGCGGGCGTTGTAGGGTGTCCAGTTGACAGCAGGCTGACGGTGTCGGAATTCCGCGCCAAGCCCCACAGTGACGGGGTTTGCGCTAATTGGGATGGGTTCCGCGCGGCTTTTGATCTTGCTCAAAGCCTTCCCGGCGCTGCAACGGCACATTCAATTGCATGCTGCCATCCAATTTATTTTCCTTGCCCGTCCAGACGGAAGTCATTGCCGCCGGCGAAGTGCTGCGCAGGCGCCACGAGGTACTGACCTCGGTGCTGCACCTGGAAAGCGGGAGGGTGCTGCGGGGCTTCTATGAAGAAGGCTACCTGCGGCACCAGTTGGGGGCGGTGGAGGGGCCGTTCTGGCTGGACGCCGCATCGGCATTGCTCGGTTTGCCGCTGCCTGTGGACATGGTGGCCGAAACCCGCGTGCAGGTGCGCCGCGTACCCATCGCCGATTTCCGCGCCAGTCTAGCCGCCATGCCCGAGGGCGCGCGTGGCCTGCTTCTGGATATGGCCATGGGCTACCGTCAGCAGTCCGAACTGGCGGTGAGCCGACTCGCCCACGACGCCGAAACGCGGTGCGCACAGTGGTTGCTCAACCACGCCCAGCAAGACCCCTCCGGCACGCTGCGCGTGACGCTGCACCAGCGCAAGCGCCTCATAGCTGCCCAGCTGGGCATTGCGCCCGAAACGTTCTCACGTGTGCTGCGGCATCTGCGTGAGCTGGGCCTTATCCACGGCACCGGCAATGTGCTGAATCTGCCGCAGCCTCTGGCGCTGCAGAGCATGGCGGGGCACTGAGGCAAAGGGGTTTTCCCTCTCACCCATCGGAGTCTGAAGCGCCGGGACAGTGGCTGCATTGAAGACTGGCTCAGCCCCGACGGGCTGGTCGTTTGCTCCTGCGCAGCCCCGGCAGACCGCCCGAGGCCGCAGATGCACACGGCGCGGTGATTCGTGCAGGGCATCCCCAGGGGCTAAGGGTTTCTCCGTGTGACTCCATGCGGGTTCCACCCAACCCGAGGCGATGAGGGGCTGCGTATATTTGGCTGGAACAGACCTCACTGGCCCAGCCTTCATGCCTGTTTCCCGCTCACTGTCCGTATCTGGCGCATTGGCACTCAACGCCTCACAGGCAGGGTTGCGCGTGGCGCAAGGGTGGTTCTTCTCCCATTCAGGGATGGCCTTGAGCGCTGACAGGTGTGGCGCAGCAATCGAGGCGCCATGACTGCTCCCCCTTCCTCTGTACTGCCGGCGGACACCCCTTCCTGGAGGATGCCCGGGCCGCTGGTGTGGTGGATGGTGAGCATCGCTGTGGCTTCCATGCTGGCTGCGGGTGCCGGGGCGGCGGCCTATGTCGCCCATGTATCGGGGCAAGAGGCCTTGCGCCGGGTGGTGACCCAGCAGACCGATGAGGTGGAAGTCATTGCCCGCCTGCTGGCGGGCAAGATGGAACAAAGCCAGAAAGTGCTGCGTACTTTGGCAGGAACCATTGCGCCACGCTTGCAGGAGCCGTCCTATTTCCAAGACCCGCAGGAGCTGGACGGTCTCTCGGCACTGGGCTTTTTCGATGCGGTGCAAATTGCGGGCAGCAACGGCCAATTGCTGCTGAGCCAGCGCGGCGGGCGTCCAGTGGCCGCTGCATCGCTGGAGCCCTCTGAGCGGGATGTCTTGCGCCGCACCCTGGCCGAGGGCAAGCCCCAGGTGTCAGAGCTGATTGCGGGCGGCACGGGCGATGCGCGCGTGACCTTCACCATTCCCCTGCATCGGGAGGATGGCGCCGTAGCGGGGGTGCTGGCAGGCGCGCTCAAGCTGCAATCGCAAAGTCTTTTGCCGCCCTCCATGGCTTTGCCCGAGCGGGATGAATCGCATCTGATCGTGTTTGCACGCGACGGCACCATTCTTTCTCACTCCGACCCCAGCCGTGTCCTGGGCAATGTGCGGGATGAGGCAGGCCTTTCGGCCGTCTTTGCCCGCTGGCAGCGCCAGGCCCAGCCGCTGGAGGGGCGTGGCACCACCCAGGTGCAGGCGGATCACATCGTGAGCATGGCGGGCATGCCGCTGCCGCAGTGGATGGTGGCCCGCGTGAGCCATTCGCGGGCCTTGCTGGCACCGTTGGCTGGCGCGCAGCGTGAGGCCTGGTGGACGGTGGCCGGGGTGCTGGCCGCCGCGGCGCTTGCATTGACCGTGGTGCTGGTGTGGATGGCACAACCCCTGGCGCAGTTGCGCGAAGCAGCCCGCCAGTTGCTGCGCCGCGACGAGCAGGCCCCCGTGCCTTGGCCAGAAGCCCAAGGGGAGGTGGGCGACCTGGTCGCCGTGCTGCAGCAATTGGCCCGCCAGGGCAGCGAGCATGCGCAGCAGCAAAGCGCCTTGGCCAGCCAGTTCCAGGCCATTCTCGACCACGCCTCCGTCGGCATCGTCATCACCCGCCACGGGGTGCTGGAGGTCGTGGGGCGGCAGGCCTGCCTCATGCTGGGCTATTCGCCCCGCGAACTGCAAGGCAAACCCGCACGCACGCTGTATGCATCGGCTGAAGACTATGCGCGTGCAGGGGCCCGGGTGCAGGCCGAGTTTGCAGTGCACGGTGCCTTTGATGGGGACGTGTGCTTCATGCGCAAGGACGGCAGCCCCGTGTGGGCGCGGGTGCAGGGCCGCGGCGTGCAGCCCGATGCGATGGACGGCGGCACGGTGTGGATACTGGAAGACATCACCGCGGCACGTGAGGCCCAGCAACAGCAGACCTGGGACACCACCCACGATGCGCTCACACAGCTCTTCAATCGCACCGCTTTTGACCAGCGGCTGGGTGCCTTGCTGCTGGAGCGCACCACCCGTTTGCGTTCCCCGGCCGACATGGCCCCCGGCGGTGGGGTGGGGAGCGGCGTCATACTGTACATGGACATGGATCACTTCACGGTGGTGAACGACCTGGCGGGTCATGACGCTGGCGACGACGCCCTGCGCCATGTGGCGCGCCTGCTGGAGTCGCAAGTTCGCCAACTGGGATGGGCCGCACGGGTAGGTGGCGATGAATTTGCGGTGGTGCTGCCCGGCTGCACCCTGGCCCGCGGGCAAGCGGTGGCTGAACAGCTACGCCAGGCCGTGCAGGCCTGGGCACCCTCGTACCAGGGCAGCAGCTTCACACTCAGCATCAGCATTGGCTTGGTGGCGCTGGAGCCCGCCATGCGCGATGTGGCCTCGGTGCTGTACGCCGCCGATATGGCGTGCTACGACGCGAAGCGGGCAGGGCGCAACCGCGTGCAGATCGGTCACGCGCGAGAGGCACCGACCTCTGGGCGCATGGCACTGGGGCCGGTTTAAGCTCCATCTCTAACTGCATCGTCACCTCCTCGCAGGGGTTATGCAGAGCATCATTAGCCGGTGGTGCTGAAAGTTGCGTCGTGGGGCAGTGCGCACTGCCAAATATCTTTTGCAGATTCGTCCTTTTCAATGGCATGCTTTTGGGCAATTTGGTGCGTCCGTTAGCAAAGAAGGTTTTTAAGACCTGTTTGGTTTTTGTCTCTTTGCAAAGTATTTCAAGCAGTTCATCAAGCCCGATTCTTTACCCATGCACATCCTCCTCTTGTCTGTTCTTCTGCTTTTTTCGGGAAGCGCTCTTGCATATGACGTAACTATTCACTCGGGGGCTAGCAGTGGCGGTGTGTGGAGCGGCAATGTCTGGACTCCCAATGCAACGAACTCTTTGGTCGGAGCAAATGATCTTTCCAACAGACTCGCAAGTGGTTCAGTCACCATCACTTCCACAGGCTCTGATCTCATCAAGGTTGATGCTCCGTTGAGCTGGACTGCTGACACAGTGCTCACTTTGGCTGCAGGAGGTCGAGTGGAAATCAACGGGCCGATGGTTGCTAGTGGATCTTCTGCAGGGCTTGTGATGACCTTCGGCTCTGGATACTCTCTGGCAAAGGACGGCAGCATCACGCTCTCCGGGAGCAACTCCAGCCTCAACATCGGGGGCGTGGGATATACGCTCATCCGCGATATCTCGGGTCTGCAAGCCGTTAGCGCGAGTGGCAATTTCGCCCTCGCCACTGACCTGGACGCCAGCGCCACGCGCTCCTGGAACGGCGGCCAGGGCTTTGCACCGCTGCAGGGCTTCAGCGGCGCCTTCACCGGTCTCGGCCACGCAGTAGATAGCCTGACCATTACCCGTGGCACCGAAAACAACGTGGGCCTGTTCCAAGCCGTTAGCGGGCAGGTACGCGACCTGACCCTGTCCAACGCTGCCATCACCGGCAACATCACCGTCGGTGCCGTCAGTGGCTCGCTCAGCGGCAACTTGTCGGGCATCCACGTCACCGGCTCGGTGCTGGGCAACGGCTCCAACGTCGGCGGGCTGGTCGGCCAGATCACCAATGGCACGCTGCAGGGCTCTTCCTCGACCGCCACCGTGACGGGGCTGAGCAACGTCGGCGGCCTGGCTGGCACGGTGCAGAACGGCACCCTGACAGACGCCTATGCCACGGGCGCGGTGACCGGCACCATCAGCAACAGCAGCGCCTTTGCAGGCGGGCTGGTGGGCAATGTCTTCGACTCAGCCACGCTGACCAACACCTATGCCAGCGGCCGGGTCCAGGGCTACACCGCCACAGGCGGCCTGATCGGCGGCACCTTCCTGTCCACCATCACCTTCGCTAACAGCTATTGGGATGTGAACAGCACCGGGCAGGCCAGCAGCGCCAGCGGTGGCACCGCCATCACTTCGGCCAATGCCCGCAACCAGTCCACCTACAACGGCTTCGACTTCACCAACACCTGGGTGATGTTCGAGGGTGATACCCGGCCGATGCTGCGCAGCGAGTACTCCACCGCGGTGTACACCCCCCATGCCTTGCAACTGATCGGCATGAACCTGGCCGGCAACTACCGGCTCGGCACCTCCCTCGACCTCGGCGCCGCGCTTGCTGCAGGCGGCAACGGTTACTACGCCGATGTCTGGGGTGCATCGGGCTTCAAGCCCCTGGGCAGCGACACCGGCAGCTTCACCGGCAGCTTCAATGGACAGGGCTTCGGCCTCAACGGCCTGACCATCAACCGAGCGAGCACGAACTACGTCGGTCTGTTTGGCTATACCTCCGGTGCGACCCTGGTCAACGTCAAGCTGGTGGGCGGCAGTGTCACTGGCAGCGACGGTGTCGGTGCGCTGGTCGGCTACATGACGGGCGGGACCCTTGGCAGCGCATCAGCCAGCACCACCGTCAGCGGCACCAGCACTGGCGAGGCCAATACCGGTGGGCTGGTGGGCACCAACGACGGCGGCGCCATCGCCGATGCCTCCGCCAGTGGCAACGTCACCGGCGCCGGCTACCAGGTCGGCGGCCTGGTCGGCATCAATTTCAACGGCGGCAGCATCACGCGCGCCTATGCCACCGGCAATGTGACCGGCACCAACCCGAACAACGGCATCGGCTATGTCGGTGGGCTGGTCGGAGCCAACGGCTACAGCGGCAATGGCGGTTCCATCAGCCAGTCCTACGCCACTGGCACGGTGAGGGCGGCGGCGGGCCCCATCGGCGGTTTCGTCGGCCATAACGAAGGCAGCATCACCGACTCCTACGCCAACGGCGCGGTAATCGGTCAGGGCTCGGCCAGCAATATTGGCGGTTTCGTGGGCGTCAATTTCATCAACGGCACCATCAGCAACAGCTATTCCACTGGCTATATCGCAGGCAGCAGTCAACTCGGCGGATTCGCCGGTTACAACAACGCACCGGGCAGCGCTATCACTTCCAGCTATTGGAACATCCAGACCAGCGGCCAAACACAGGGAGCAGCCGGTGGGTTGGCTGCTGGCATCACTGGCCGCACCACCGCGCAGCTGCAGGGCAGCCTGCCCGCCGGTTTCGCCTCATCGGTCTGGGGCATCGGTACCAATCTCTATCCGTATCTGCAATGGCGCTACAGCACCACACCTCACGCTGTGAGCGGCCGGGTGTTCAGCGACGTCGGCAGCACGGCACTGGCTGGTACCACCGTCAGTGCCGTGTCGGGGGGGCAACTGATCGGCAGCGTCTCCACCGGGGCGAACGGCTATTACTATGTCCTTGGCGAATCCAGCCGATTCGACAGCAATGGCACCCTCACCTACCTGGACGGCGGCTCCAGCAAGGGCGCCGCGTTCAGTGACCGAGTCGGCTACCTTGGTATCCAGGGCCTGGACATTTACGCCTCGGCCATGCGTTTGGTAACTGGGCAGGGCAGTCTCACGGCAACCCGCAGTCGCTACTTGGCCGCCCGGGGCAGCTATTCCGATACTGACCTCAGCTTTCTCGCAAGTTCAGACTTCGCTGGTCTGACTGATACCGGCTTCAGCCTTTACCTAAACGCCAGTGCGGCCAGCTACAGCCTGGATGCCGATTTGGGCTCCGGAGGTCTTTTGGCTCTGGATAGTGGTGGACAGTTCACCATCAGCGGCAATCGTCAACTGCTGGCGGGCGGCAATCTTGACCTGGCCGATCAGTTGGCGTGGAGCGATAGCGCCACATTGCGTCTGAGCACGAGCAATGGCGGCAACATCATCCTGGGTGGTGGCGTGAACGCGCCCAGCGGAACTCTCACGGTTTCTGCCGCCGGTACGGCAATCAGTAACGGTAGTGTGAGCCTTGGTGTGTTGAGTCTGGAGGCCGGCATTTGGAACCAAGTCTCCAGTAGTCTTCCCACGTTCACTATCACTGACTTCCGTCTCAGTCCCGGCGCCACGTTCGTTCGAGCCTTGGCAGGCGATGGCAGCGCAGCCTCGCCTTTTCGTATCGCTGACATCTATGGCTTGCGAAGTCTGGAGTCCAGCAGTTTGGCGGGTAGCCGCTTTATCCTCGCCAATGACATAGATGCTTCAGGTACCGCGTCCTGGAACAATGGGACCGGCTTTTCACCCATTGGAACTTCTGCAACCCCTTTTACCGGTGGGCTCGACGGTCAAGGTTTTCGTATCAGTGGATTGACCATTAACCGTGCTGGTACCACCTACGCCGGGCTTTTTGGATTCAACGCAGGCTATGTTGGCCACATTAATTTGGTGGGGAGCAGCGTAGCAGGAGGCACTTACACGGGTGCACTGGTGGGCTATAACGCAGCTAACGGGGTGATTGAACGTATTGCCAGCGATTCGACTGTCAGCGGGACCGATAACGTTGGTGGCTTGGTGGGCTACAACCTGGGGAGCGTGAGTGCGAGCTACACCAGTGGCAGCGTCAGCGGTACGTTGCACGTCGGTGGTCTTGTGGGTGCCAACGACAGCAGCGTGAGCCAGTCTGTGGCAACGGGCGCCGTCACTGGCGGAGTCCACTCAGGGGGGCTTGTAGGGTTTAACACAGGCAGTCTCAGCAACAGCTACGCCACCGGGAGCGTTCAGGGGAGCACTACGGCAGGCGGTCTGGTGGGGCTCAACCAGGGAAGCGTTGCGCGTGTTTATGCCACTGGTACGGCCAGTGCCGGCAGTGCTGGTGGTTTGGTGGGCTCCAACAGCGGTAGTGTTTCGGGCAGCTTCTGGAACACCACTACAAGCAGCCTGGTAGTAGGCGTGGGCACCGGTAGTGGAAGCGGTATTTCTGGCTTGAGCAGCATTCAAATGAAGTCGTTGCCTACCTTCAGCGCGGCCAGCTGGAATATCGACGATGCAGGTGGTACTTCCGCCATCTGGCGGATCTATTCGGGGTATACGGCGCCGTTGTTACGTAACCTATTCACCGCGAGTTTGACCGCCACTGCGGGTAATGGAAGTCGAGCGTTTGACGGCACCACGTCCGCAAACGTTGTCGTGACCTATACCCCTGCTAACCCAGACGCCCGCCTGCTGGGAACGCCGGTCACCGTGTCTGACAGCGCGCTTGTAGGTACCCAGAGCGTGCGGGTAACGGGTCTTTATTCCCAGCAAAGGGGATATGACATTTC from Acidovorax sp. DW039 harbors:
- a CDS encoding GLUG motif-containing protein, with the protein product MEINGPMVASGSSAGLVMTFGSGYSLAKDGSITLSGSNSSLNIGGVGYTLIRDISGLQAVSASGNFALATDLDASATRSWNGGQGFAPLQGFSGAFTGLGHAVDSLTITRGTENNVGLFQAVSGQVRDLTLSNAAITGNITVGAVSGSLSGNLSGIHVTGSVLGNGSNVGGLVGQITNGTLQGSSSTATVTGLSNVGGLAGTVQNGTLTDAYATGAVTGTISNSSAFAGGLVGNVFDSATLTNTYASGRVQGYTATGGLIGGTFLSTITFANSYWDVNSTGQASSASGGTAITSANARNQSTYNGFDFTNTWVMFEGDTRPMLRSEYSTAVYTPHALQLIGMNLAGNYRLGTSLDLGAALAAGGNGYYADVWGASGFKPLGSDTGSFTGSFNGQGFGLNGLTINRASTNYVGLFGYTSGATLVNVKLVGGSVTGSDGVGALVGYMTGGTLGSASASTTVSGTSTGEANTGGLVGTNDGGAIADASASGNVTGAGYQVGGLVGINFNGGSITRAYATGNVTGTNPNNGIGYVGGLVGANGYSGNGGSISQSYATGTVRAAAGPIGGFVGHNEGSITDSYANGAVIGQGSASNIGGFVGVNFINGTISNSYSTGYIAGSSQLGGFAGYNNAPGSAITSSYWNIQTSGQTQGAAGGLAAGITGRTTAQLQGSLPAGFASSVWGIGTNLYPYLQWRYSTTPHAVSGRVFSDVGSTALAGTTVSAVSGGQLIGSVSTGANGYYYVLGESSRFDSNGTLTYLDGGSSKGAAFSDRVGYLGIQGLDIYASAMRLVTGQGSLTATRSRYLAARGSYSDTDLSFLASSDFAGLTDTGFSLYLNASAASYSLDADLGSGGLLALDSGGQFTISGNRQLLAGGNLDLADQLAWSDSATLRLSTSNGGNIILGGGVNAPSGTLTVSAAGTAISNGSVSLGVLSLEAGIWNQVSSSLPTFTITDFRLSPGATFVRALAGDGSAASPFRIADIYGLRSLESSSLAGSRFILANDIDASGTASWNNGTGFSPIGTSATPFTGGLDGQGFRISGLTINRAGTTYAGLFGFNAGYVGHINLVGSSVAGGTYTGALVGYNAANGVIERIASDSTVSGTDNVGGLVGYNLGSVSASYTSGSVSGTLHVGGLVGANDSSVSQSVATGAVTGGVHSGGLVGFNTGSLSNSYATGSVQGSTTAGGLVGLNQGSVARVYATGTASAGSAGGLVGSNSGSVSGSFWNTTTSSLVVGVGTGSGSGISGLSSIQMKSLPTFSAASWNIDDAGGTSAIWRIYSGYTAPLLRNLFTASLTATAGNGSRAFDGTTSANVVVTYTPANPDARLLGTPVTVSDSALVGTQSVRVTGLYSQQRGYDISFVSGTLTIGASDTSGLPLPSGGTAQVSVTDDMGNTCQFTQAQFLVRSAIADPLPAGASVVGDLFDFVLDGCAPHATATIRITYPNLPANARYLKYGPTASNTAPHWYAYAQATVAGNVVTLRIKNGGEGDDDLDANNARIVDAGGPALLPASPGSTQSIPATGPLVLILLSVMLSLVAWQARRSL
- a CDS encoding Crp/Fnr family transcriptional regulator → MLPSNLFSLPVQTEVIAAGEVLRRRHEVLTSVLHLESGRVLRGFYEEGYLRHQLGAVEGPFWLDAASALLGLPLPVDMVAETRVQVRRVPIADFRASLAAMPEGARGLLLDMAMGYRQQSELAVSRLAHDAETRCAQWLLNHAQQDPSGTLRVTLHQRKRLIAAQLGIAPETFSRVLRHLRELGLIHGTGNVLNLPQPLALQSMAGH
- a CDS encoding diguanylate cyclase: MTAPPSSVLPADTPSWRMPGPLVWWMVSIAVASMLAAGAGAAAYVAHVSGQEALRRVVTQQTDEVEVIARLLAGKMEQSQKVLRTLAGTIAPRLQEPSYFQDPQELDGLSALGFFDAVQIAGSNGQLLLSQRGGRPVAAASLEPSERDVLRRTLAEGKPQVSELIAGGTGDARVTFTIPLHREDGAVAGVLAGALKLQSQSLLPPSMALPERDESHLIVFARDGTILSHSDPSRVLGNVRDEAGLSAVFARWQRQAQPLEGRGTTQVQADHIVSMAGMPLPQWMVARVSHSRALLAPLAGAQREAWWTVAGVLAAAALALTVVLVWMAQPLAQLREAARQLLRRDEQAPVPWPEAQGEVGDLVAVLQQLARQGSEHAQQQSALASQFQAILDHASVGIVITRHGVLEVVGRQACLMLGYSPRELQGKPARTLYASAEDYARAGARVQAEFAVHGAFDGDVCFMRKDGSPVWARVQGRGVQPDAMDGGTVWILEDITAAREAQQQQTWDTTHDALTQLFNRTAFDQRLGALLLERTTRLRSPADMAPGGGVGSGVILYMDMDHFTVVNDLAGHDAGDDALRHVARLLESQVRQLGWAARVGGDEFAVVLPGCTLARGQAVAEQLRQAVQAWAPSYQGSSFTLSISIGLVALEPAMRDVASVLYAADMACYDAKRAGRNRVQIGHAREAPTSGRMALGPV
- a CDS encoding porin gives rise to the protein MKKNLLALSLTLGGVLLASGAHAQSSVQVTGLTDVFAGSLKNSGDAGRKSVVDSGGMTTSWFGFKGTEDLGGGLKANFQLTSFIKVDNGSQGRFTNDTFFSRDANVSLSGDFGSVMLGRWMAPNFLPSVVGNPLGDSFTFSPLILHMNVPLFNGTGWGATTPSDTGWSNQLVYSTPDIGGFKANLQYQFGEQAGNNGKKNVGANFFYFAGPLTVTGFYERDQISNPGQGAYLGTTKKDWMLLGAYDFGMVKPFVSYGEAKADNSTNKAKTLQLGASVPVGPSGKVLVEWVKTDLSQTNVDRKTYTVGYDHFLSKRTDVYAMFMGDKITNQTSGTSFGVGIRHRF
- a CDS encoding phosphodiesterase: MQNMMCSRRQALLAKLSPAAQHGTGALAQLMRSGGLHCVFQPLADLREGSIYAHEALIRGPQGTPLQNPDALLQQARAEDVLQDFEWLCAYTALEQWSQQPTGGRLFVNISADALVQGVALVGAGMLGDAVRSLGLSARMLVLEITEHERVTDIPRLRQAIDAVHACGARMALDDFGDGRSSLRLWSEVKPDFVKIDKYFIREISDRPENLQMLQAIKGIADVFGTTLIAEGIETKDDLRALRDLDIPYGQGWLLGRPAPAAREAVEGPALEVMHDRRVAVLPHLGQTARPSILRSLRVVQAPPVTPTTPNNAVAAMFHERTELHALAVVDGTRPVALINRQQFMNHYATLYFREVHGRKPCLAFANTAPRVVELDCDVEQLMGILTSQDQRYLNDGYIVTDNGRYLGLGTGDQLVRAVTETRIEAARHANPLTFLPGNIPISLHMQRLLDNGTEFVACYADLNHFKPFNDHYGYWRGDQMIRLVARLATMHCDARRDFVGHVGGDDFMLIFQSSNWRQRCKNIIQDFAREATALFDETAQRAGGIHAEDRHGVPRFFPCTTLAMGAVHITPGRFRHAEEVANLAALAKHEAKQTATGLVLHTGLTAADMSVLAA
- a CDS encoding urate hydroxylase PuuD — encoded protein: MESYVLDWANLLLRWLHVITAIAWIGSSFYFVFLDSSLTPPEDEDLKKQGVSGELWAVHGGGFYHPVKFAVSPPQLPKHLHWFFWESYSTWLSGFALFTVSYLYSASTYLIDKSKMDWAPATAIAVALGFFVVFWLLYDAICRIFGQRKNGDAIVGALVFGLVCIAAWLACHWFAGRAAFLLVGAMIATAMSANVFFWIIPGQRTVIAQIKAGQPVDPIHGKRGKQRSVHNTYFTLPVLFAMLSNHYSFTWNHPQNWLVLILMMFAGAAIRQFFVMRHGYKLGRNGNPLPYALVGVAVIVGAMAWMRPVPVAQPVSAPVSGAASAGAASATSQNDAKADFAAVQAVLEQRCYLCHGAQVQMKNLRLDSPALVKQNAQAIYQQAVVQKLMPMNNATQITDAERALIGRWFEAGAQVP